The following proteins come from a genomic window of Canis aureus isolate CA01 chromosome 3, VMU_Caureus_v.1.0, whole genome shotgun sequence:
- the FAAP20 gene encoding Fanconi anemia core complex-associated protein 20 isoform X2 — protein sequence MEAARRPRPSLRRRRPSPGGGGRGGPVPGVGECARPWADLLRAGIADLSPDGELPPLPAFPGPDPGRRPKRTASPEEFTVGARTFSWTPFPPAPRGGGGLGPPHRVPLRARSPQRCASPEPRGTPGAPEQLWEASPSLRSCPMCQVDFAPRLAQLDIDSHLAQCLAESTEDVVW from the exons ATGGAGGCGGCGCGGAGGCCGCGGCCGAGTTTGCGCCGGCGGAGGCCGTCCCCTGGGGGCGG CGGCCGCGGGGGGCCCGTCCCGGGGGTCGGCGAGTGCGCGCGGCCGTGGGCGGACCTGCTGCGCGCGGGGATAGCTGATCTGAGCCCCGACGGAGAGCTGCCGCCGCTGCCCGCCTTCCCCGGCCCG GATCCCGGCCGCCGTCCCAAGCGCACCGCGTCCCCCGAGGAGTTCACCGTGGGAGCCCGGACCTTTTCCTGGACGCCCTTCCCGCCGGCCCCGAGAGGAGGCGGGGGTTTGGGCCCTCCCCACCGAGTGCCCCTTCGGGCCCGGTCCCCGCAGCGATGCGCCTCGCCTGAGCCCCGAGGGACGCCCGGTGCCCCGGAGCAGCTGTGGGAGGCCTCGCCCAGCCTGCGGAGCTGCCCCATGTGCCAGGTCGACTTCGCCCCCAG GCTGGCCCAGCTAGACATCGACAGCCACCTTGCCCAGTGCTTGGCAGAAAGTACGGAAGACGTGGTGTGGTGA
- the FAAP20 gene encoding Fanconi anemia core complex-associated protein 20 isoform X1 codes for MEAARRPRPSLRRRRPSPGGGGRGGPVPGVGECARPWADLLRAGIADLSPDGELPPLPAFPGPDPGRRPKRTASPEEFTVGARTFSWTPFPPAPRGGGGLGPPHRVPLRARSPQRCASPEPRGTPGAPEQLWEASPSLRSCPMCQVDFAPRQQPVICRHTELDPRRPAATPWPCLCSCL; via the exons ATGGAGGCGGCGCGGAGGCCGCGGCCGAGTTTGCGCCGGCGGAGGCCGTCCCCTGGGGGCGG CGGCCGCGGGGGGCCCGTCCCGGGGGTCGGCGAGTGCGCGCGGCCGTGGGCGGACCTGCTGCGCGCGGGGATAGCTGATCTGAGCCCCGACGGAGAGCTGCCGCCGCTGCCCGCCTTCCCCGGCCCG GATCCCGGCCGCCGTCCCAAGCGCACCGCGTCCCCCGAGGAGTTCACCGTGGGAGCCCGGACCTTTTCCTGGACGCCCTTCCCGCCGGCCCCGAGAGGAGGCGGGGGTTTGGGCCCTCCCCACCGAGTGCCCCTTCGGGCCCGGTCCCCGCAGCGATGCGCCTCGCCTGAGCCCCGAGGGACGCCCGGTGCCCCGGAGCAGCTGTGGGAGGCCTCGCCCAGCCTGCGGAGCTGCCCCATGTGCCAGGTCGACTTCGCCCCCAG GCAACAACCTGTAATCTGTCGACACACAGAACTGGACCCCAGGCGACCAGCTGCGaccccctggccctgcctctgctcctgtctCTAG